A window of Gemmatimonadaceae bacterium contains these coding sequences:
- a CDS encoding HupE/UreJ family protein, which produces MILRGRSRVRPGVNVVVAAVVASGLVLASPSVNYAHDIPASVRVFVFIKPAGQNLRVVIRAPLEAMRDVSFPLNGPGYLDIARATPLLGDAARVWLAGDLHLYENDSPLGDGKIVATRVSLPSDRSFTTFDSAVAHATSAPLDTATQLVWNQAMLDVVLDYRIASDSARFSIDPALARLAVRTTTVLRFLPASGGERDFEYLGNPGLVHLDPRWSQAALSFVKLGFEHILSGFDHLLFLLCLVIPFRRVRPLIAIVTAFTVAHSITLIASAAGFAPDSLWFPPLIEVLIAVSIVYMALENIVGAKLERRWLVAFGFGLVHGFGFSFALRESLQFAGSHLATSLVSFNVGVELGQLAVLALTVPALNWFFSHAVKERMGTIILSAFVAHTAWHWMLDRGAVLASYHVDVPELTPALVASLLRGLMFLLVIVTAAWGVFAVYGRLTRGSRDLSAGAEAK; this is translated from the coding sequence GTGATTCTACGCGGTCGGAGTCGGGTCCGTCCAGGTGTCAACGTCGTTGTCGCCGCAGTCGTTGCGTCGGGGCTCGTGCTCGCGTCGCCGAGCGTGAATTACGCCCACGACATCCCGGCCAGCGTCCGCGTCTTCGTTTTCATCAAGCCGGCCGGCCAGAACCTCCGCGTGGTCATCCGCGCGCCGCTCGAGGCGATGCGCGACGTCAGTTTTCCGCTCAACGGGCCGGGATACCTCGACATCGCGCGCGCGACGCCGCTGCTGGGCGACGCGGCGCGGGTCTGGCTGGCCGGCGACCTGCACCTCTACGAGAACGATTCGCCGCTCGGCGACGGCAAGATCGTGGCGACCCGCGTTTCGCTCCCATCAGACAGATCGTTCACGACCTTCGACAGCGCCGTCGCGCACGCGACGTCGGCGCCGCTCGACACGGCGACGCAGCTCGTGTGGAATCAGGCGATGCTCGACGTCGTGCTCGACTACCGCATCGCGTCGGACAGCGCGCGCTTCTCGATCGACCCCGCGCTGGCGCGTCTCGCCGTGCGTACGACGACCGTGCTGCGTTTTCTCCCGGCTTCCGGCGGCGAGCGCGACTTCGAGTACCTCGGCAACCCGGGCCTCGTGCACCTGGATCCGCGCTGGAGCCAGGCGGCGCTCAGCTTCGTGAAGCTCGGCTTCGAGCACATCCTGAGCGGCTTCGACCACCTGCTGTTCCTGCTGTGCCTCGTGATTCCGTTCCGTCGCGTTCGCCCGCTGATCGCGATCGTGACGGCGTTCACGGTTGCGCACTCGATCACGCTCATCGCATCGGCGGCCGGCTTCGCCCCCGACTCGCTCTGGTTTCCGCCGCTGATCGAGGTGCTGATCGCCGTGTCGATCGTATACATGGCGCTCGAGAACATCGTGGGTGCGAAGTTGGAACGCCGGTGGCTGGTTGCGTTCGGCTTCGGGTTGGTCCACGGATTCGGCTTCTCGTTCGCGCTGCGCGAGTCGCTGCAGTTCGCCGGCTCTCACCTGGCGACGTCGCTCGTGTCGTTCAACGTGGGCGTAGAGCTGGGCCAGCTGGCGGTGCTGGCCTTGACCGTCCCGGCGCTCAACTGGTTCTTCTCGCACGCCGTCAAGGAACGAATGGGGACGATCATCCTCTCGGCATTCGTCGCGCACACGGCGTGGCATTGGATGCTCGACCGCGGCGCTGTGCTCGCCAGCTACCACGTCGACGTGCCGGAGCTCACCCCCGCGCTCGTCGCGAGCCTGCTCCGCGGGCTCATGTTCCTGCTGGTGATCGTCACCGCGGCGTGGGGCGTTTTCGCGGTCTACGGGCGGCTGACGCGCGGTTCGCGCGATCTATCGGCGGGCGCCGAGGCGAAATGA
- a CDS encoding c-type cytochrome — MTGAMIALSSSVAAGQTKQPSSGHAPLKATKTGAADTAKGPSTLDGLYTDEQASRGKDVYFNSCRSCHTPASHTGATFNQWWRGKHLSDLFAFVSTRMPKNDPGSLAPEDVADVMAYLLKMNAMPVGPNELPADVDSLKKYRIEAKPKTTPPPKRKKP, encoded by the coding sequence TTGACGGGTGCCATGATCGCGCTGTCGTCGTCGGTCGCTGCCGGCCAGACGAAGCAGCCGTCGAGCGGGCACGCTCCCTTGAAGGCGACGAAGACCGGCGCCGCCGATACGGCGAAGGGTCCCTCGACGCTCGACGGCCTCTATACGGACGAGCAGGCTTCGCGAGGCAAGGACGTCTACTTCAACAGCTGCCGGTCCTGCCACACGCCGGCGTCCCATACCGGCGCCACCTTCAATCAGTGGTGGCGCGGGAAGCATCTCTCTGATCTATTTGCGTTCGTCAGCACGAGGATGCCCAAGAACGATCCGGGAAGCCTGGCGCCGGAAGACGTTGCCGACGTCATGGCGTACCTGCTCAAGATGAACGCGATGCCGGTCGGACCGAACGAGCTGCCGGCCGATGTCGATTCGCTCAAAAAGTACCGCATCGAAGCCAAGCCGAAGACGACTCCACCACCAAAGAGGAAGAAGCCATGA
- a CDS encoding PQQ-binding-like beta-propeller repeat protein, with amino-acid sequence MTRRWFSRRFIGTTVPMTVLILGGAFAGAKLLDARQGLPLARGNKPGEWRYWGADAWSTRYSALDQINANNFDSLQVAWQWNAAEYGEDEYYRTTPLYADGRLLTVATNRRKAFAIDPATGKTLWQWGIDEGIRWQKAPRQFAGRGLSYWTDGTNERVIVVTPGYHLAIIDAKTGKGDPNVGDKHDGVVDLMTGLGYPLVPLAVDDTFALEISEAYPARKARPGEKWNAATKTGADGTVGIDPANGQIANSSPAIVIGDVIVVGNSSIHGYYPLHDHNIPGFIRGFDVHTGKQLWKFNLVPQPGEFGADTWKNGSKIGMKGVGKVDAWATYSGDPELGLVYIPVGMPIADEYGGLRPGNNLFSSSVVAIDTKTGKRKWHYQFVHHDIWDYDTPMAPNVLDVTIDGQRRKIIAATTKQGFVYVLDRVTGQPIWPIAETAVGQTEVPGEETSPTQPIPSKPAPYSQQGLLESDLIDYTPAIKDSALKLAQKCRMGPYFIPGSPLDGKGKSGPAKYNCSWYAPGASGGVNIDGGTAADPETGMIYVGGQSGLSTIAIAHDPCSELPYTSPHNSCGKGGATKPPPGYKPPAEGAGETGGRGGAFSRIAATTTIGGVSILKPKEMGGITAYDLNTGDKKWWVPNGNRWRDQTSNDPLFAGVTLPKIPAIGGQPEVITTKTLVIHGTGRSGGAGGGRGGARGGGGGRGGAGAAAATPQLYAFDKATGKQVGAVNVPSVNSAVPMTFLHDGRQYIVFATGAGDKIALVALALPKKPIDQSKH; translated from the coding sequence ATGACGCGACGCTGGTTCTCGCGGCGATTCATCGGAACGACCGTTCCGATGACCGTGCTGATTCTTGGCGGCGCCTTCGCCGGCGCGAAGCTGCTCGATGCCCGCCAAGGGCTGCCGCTCGCGCGCGGCAACAAGCCCGGTGAATGGCGCTACTGGGGCGCCGACGCGTGGAGCACCCGATACTCCGCGCTCGATCAGATCAATGCCAACAACTTCGACTCGCTCCAGGTGGCGTGGCAGTGGAACGCCGCCGAGTACGGCGAAGACGAGTATTACCGCACGACGCCGCTCTACGCGGACGGCCGGCTGCTCACCGTCGCGACGAACCGGCGCAAAGCGTTCGCGATCGACCCCGCGACCGGCAAGACGCTCTGGCAGTGGGGCATCGACGAAGGCATCCGCTGGCAGAAAGCGCCGCGGCAGTTTGCCGGACGCGGTCTCTCGTACTGGACCGACGGCACGAACGAGCGCGTGATCGTCGTGACGCCGGGCTACCACCTCGCGATCATCGATGCCAAAACGGGCAAGGGCGATCCGAACGTCGGCGACAAGCACGATGGCGTCGTCGATCTCATGACGGGTCTCGGCTATCCACTCGTGCCCCTCGCCGTGGACGACACGTTCGCGCTCGAGATCAGCGAAGCGTATCCGGCGCGAAAGGCGCGGCCGGGTGAGAAGTGGAACGCCGCGACGAAGACGGGCGCCGACGGCACGGTCGGCATCGATCCGGCGAACGGCCAGATCGCAAACAGCTCACCGGCGATCGTCATCGGCGACGTGATCGTCGTCGGCAATTCGTCGATCCACGGCTACTACCCACTGCACGACCACAACATTCCGGGATTCATCCGCGGGTTCGACGTCCACACCGGAAAGCAGCTCTGGAAGTTCAACCTCGTGCCGCAGCCGGGAGAGTTCGGCGCCGACACGTGGAAGAACGGTTCCAAGATCGGCATGAAAGGCGTGGGCAAGGTCGACGCGTGGGCCACGTATTCGGGAGACCCCGAGCTCGGTCTGGTCTACATCCCGGTCGGGATGCCGATCGCCGACGAGTACGGCGGTCTGCGTCCCGGCAACAACCTGTTCAGCAGCAGCGTCGTCGCGATCGACACCAAGACCGGCAAACGGAAGTGGCACTACCAGTTCGTGCACCACGACATCTGGGATTACGACACGCCGATGGCGCCCAACGTCCTCGACGTCACGATCGACGGGCAGCGGAGGAAGATCATCGCCGCGACCACGAAGCAGGGTTTCGTCTATGTCCTGGATCGTGTGACGGGCCAGCCGATCTGGCCGATCGCCGAGACGGCGGTCGGGCAAACGGAAGTGCCGGGCGAGGAAACGTCGCCGACGCAGCCGATTCCGTCGAAGCCCGCGCCCTACTCGCAGCAAGGTTTGCTCGAGTCCGACCTCATCGACTACACGCCGGCGATCAAGGACTCGGCGCTCAAGCTGGCGCAGAAGTGCCGCATGGGTCCGTACTTCATTCCCGGCTCTCCGCTCGACGGCAAAGGCAAGAGTGGTCCGGCGAAGTACAACTGCTCGTGGTACGCTCCCGGGGCGAGCGGCGGTGTGAACATCGACGGCGGCACCGCGGCCGATCCAGAAACGGGCATGATTTACGTGGGTGGACAGAGCGGACTGAGCACGATCGCGATCGCACACGATCCGTGCTCGGAGCTTCCCTATACGTCGCCTCACAACAGCTGCGGCAAGGGTGGCGCGACCAAGCCGCCGCCGGGCTACAAACCGCCCGCTGAGGGAGCCGGTGAGACTGGAGGCCGCGGCGGCGCGTTCTCACGCATCGCGGCGACGACCACCATCGGCGGCGTGTCGATCCTCAAGCCGAAGGAAATGGGCGGTATCACGGCCTATGATCTCAACACCGGCGACAAGAAGTGGTGGGTGCCGAACGGCAATCGGTGGCGCGATCAGACGAGCAACGATCCGCTCTTCGCGGGCGTGACGCTGCCGAAGATTCCCGCGATCGGTGGTCAGCCCGAGGTGATCACGACAAAGACGCTCGTGATTCACGGCACCGGCCGCAGCGGCGGCGCCGGCGGTGGTCGCGGCGGGGCTCGTGGCGGCGGTGGTGGTCGTGGAGGCGCCGGCGCGGCCGCGGCGACGCCGCAGCTGTACGCGTTCGACAAGGCGACCGGCAAACAGGTCGGCGCCGTGAACGTGCCGAGCGTGAACTCAGCCGTACCCATGACGTTCTTGCACGACGGCCGGCAGTACATCGTGTTCGCGACCGGAGCCGGCGACAAGATCGCGCTGGTCGCGTTGGCGTTGCCGAAGAAGCCGATCGATCAGAGCAAGCACTAG
- a CDS encoding peptidyl-alpha-hydroxyglycine alpha-amidating lyase family protein, giving the protein MRTTPMVIHSRALARRLPLVALAVLPAIAHAQASSPTMAPLNDLPNPYKTDSTWAKLPAGRVWGATSSVAIDRDGKSIWMADRCAANSCGNSTLDPVMKFDENGNVVAHWGGGLFVSPHGILADKDGNIWVIDCACTGGGRGRGAGGTAGGAPPAAGGGRADSTAPPKGHQIFQFSPDGKLLRTLGKPGGARDPDYFFQPNAILIAPNGDIFVAEGHSSAPGSAARVYKFSKDGTLIKAWGQPGKGPDDFDQPHALAMDSKGRLFVGDRGNNRIKIFDQDGKLLDTWYQFSRPSGIFIDAQDNMYVADSESGSVNPAHGDWKRGIRIGSAKDGSVKYFIPDPTTNATNTSSAEGVAVDAAGHIYGAEVGPPVYGETAHLKRYTKP; this is encoded by the coding sequence TTGAGGACGACGCCGATGGTGATTCACTCGCGCGCGCTCGCGCGACGACTTCCGCTGGTCGCGCTGGCCGTCCTGCCCGCGATCGCGCACGCGCAGGCGTCGTCGCCGACGATGGCGCCGCTCAACGACCTGCCGAACCCGTACAAGACGGATTCGACGTGGGCCAAGCTGCCCGCGGGTCGCGTATGGGGCGCGACGAGCTCGGTCGCGATCGACCGCGACGGCAAGAGCATCTGGATGGCCGACCGCTGCGCCGCGAACAGCTGCGGCAACTCGACGCTCGATCCCGTGATGAAGTTCGACGAGAACGGCAACGTCGTCGCGCACTGGGGCGGCGGCCTGTTCGTCTCCCCGCACGGCATTCTCGCCGACAAAGACGGCAACATCTGGGTGATCGACTGCGCGTGCACCGGCGGCGGCCGTGGACGGGGTGCCGGTGGCACAGCCGGCGGCGCTCCTCCAGCTGCCGGCGGCGGACGCGCCGATTCAACCGCGCCGCCGAAAGGACATCAGATCTTCCAGTTCAGCCCCGACGGCAAGCTGCTGCGCACCCTCGGCAAACCCGGCGGCGCTCGCGATCCGGACTACTTCTTCCAGCCCAACGCCATTCTCATCGCGCCCAACGGGGACATCTTCGTCGCCGAGGGACACTCATCAGCCCCCGGCAGCGCAGCGCGCGTATACAAGTTCTCAAAGGACGGAACGCTGATCAAAGCATGGGGTCAGCCCGGCAAAGGCCCCGACGACTTCGACCAGCCGCACGCGCTGGCGATGGACTCCAAGGGCCGCCTCTTCGTCGGCGACCGCGGCAACAACCGGATCAAGATCTTCGACCAGGACGGCAAGCTGCTCGACACCTGGTACCAGTTCAGCCGTCCAAGCGGAATCTTCATCGACGCGCAGGACAATATGTACGTCGCCGATTCCGAATCGGGCTCGGTAAATCCCGCGCACGGCGATTGGAAGCGCGGCATCCGCATCGGAAGCGCGAAGGATGGATCGGTGAAGTACTTCATCCCCGATCCGACGACCAATGCGACCAACACCAGCTCGGCGGAAGGGGTCGCGGTGGATGCGGCGGGGCACATCTACGGCGCGGAGGTGGGGCCGCCGGTGTACGGGGAGACGGCGCACCTCAAGAGGTACACGAAGCCGTAG
- a CDS encoding cytochrome c — translation MRNRRLKFLAWTMLVAGCMSAAPNVRPPLGADLVSGALTGAPLPLRFDPNARVIRSTAANLPAASYSNAQASRGESVYGNTCGACHQPGSLVGQGFVETWSDRRVYDFYALVRSTMPLDNPGGLKDQEYLDVIAYLLKANHAPAGTDSLAVDTTALRSHKIDVHYP, via the coding sequence ATGCGGAACCGCCGTCTGAAATTCCTCGCTTGGACGATGCTCGTTGCCGGCTGCATGTCGGCCGCCCCGAACGTGCGCCCGCCTCTCGGCGCCGACCTCGTCAGCGGCGCACTCACGGGCGCACCGCTTCCCCTCCGATTCGACCCCAACGCGCGTGTCATCCGGTCCACGGCGGCCAACCTGCCGGCCGCGTCGTACTCGAACGCGCAGGCTTCCCGCGGCGAATCGGTGTACGGCAACACGTGCGGCGCGTGCCATCAACCCGGGTCGCTCGTCGGCCAGGGGTTCGTCGAGACGTGGAGCGACCGCCGCGTCTACGATTTTTATGCCCTCGTGCGTAGCACGATGCCGCTCGACAACCCGGGCGGCCTGAAGGATCAGGAGTACCTCGACGTGATCGCGTACCTGCTCAAGGCGAATCACGCACCGGCGGGAACGGATTCGCTCGCCGTCGACACCACCGCGCTTCGTTCACATAAGATCGACGTTCACTATCCGTAG
- a CDS encoding FAD-dependent oxidoreductase has protein sequence MPTDPTKTSVSPDANSAPPESPLLPNASELPAPSPPVAGENPDFSYNAAPPSRRDFLKVAGASAGALLVGGGNLPKPKVAPAPRVPFVRAGESPDIVVVGAGAWGGWTALNLRKLGAKVTIVDAYGPGNARSTSGDETRGVRSSYGDRPGELGEVWMLWAREAMKKWIQFDDEWGRELRLNLFHVTGDLIMRSEWDNFQLRCKVWWDKNKIPYQVLNPDDVRKAFPVMSMDDITAVLYEPDAGVVRARRAAQAVSAVFEHLGGKVVIGRASPGKTVNGRLTELKLDTGATIRGDTFVYAVGPWLGKTFPEIFAKKTRVPMGYVCYFATPIGDYRFTYPNIPSYNFPGVTGWAALPVDNRGFRVRGGERAPDQVVAADGRGGGRGTPANGANAAAGSGISNASVAAAAPQGAASGAGASATNADGRGGAGGRGGRGGGGGRNGNAAGGQRGGGGFGNLQDVPPQQQDPDTSDRWANQSQIDGPRRFVAHRFPLLKDAPIAQTHSCHYESTSSGNFIFDHHPGWNNVWIAAGGNAEGFKMGPKVGDYMSKRVLGYQDPQDKLFTIPEKDFEPPPTPADSTKKAAADSAAKPVPPGGKPPGLR, from the coding sequence ATGCCGACTGACCCGACGAAGACCTCAGTCTCACCCGACGCGAACTCCGCCCCGCCGGAGAGTCCTCTTCTTCCGAACGCTTCAGAGCTGCCGGCCCCCTCCCCCCCGGTCGCGGGCGAGAATCCGGATTTCAGCTACAACGCCGCCCCTCCCAGTCGGCGCGACTTCCTGAAAGTCGCCGGCGCGAGCGCCGGCGCGTTGCTGGTCGGCGGGGGGAATCTCCCGAAGCCAAAGGTCGCGCCCGCGCCGCGCGTGCCGTTCGTGCGCGCTGGGGAGTCGCCCGACATCGTCGTGGTCGGCGCCGGAGCGTGGGGCGGCTGGACGGCGCTCAACCTGCGCAAGTTGGGCGCGAAGGTGACGATCGTCGACGCGTACGGCCCGGGCAACGCGCGGTCGACGTCGGGCGACGAGACGCGCGGCGTGCGCTCGTCGTACGGCGACCGCCCCGGCGAGCTGGGCGAAGTCTGGATGCTCTGGGCGCGCGAGGCGATGAAAAAGTGGATTCAGTTCGACGACGAATGGGGGCGCGAGCTGCGGCTCAACCTCTTCCACGTTACCGGCGATCTGATCATGCGATCGGAGTGGGACAACTTCCAACTCCGCTGCAAGGTCTGGTGGGACAAGAACAAGATCCCGTACCAGGTCCTCAATCCCGACGACGTGAGAAAGGCGTTCCCCGTGATGTCGATGGACGACATCACGGCCGTGCTCTACGAACCGGACGCCGGCGTCGTGCGCGCGCGCCGCGCCGCGCAGGCGGTGTCCGCGGTGTTCGAGCACTTGGGCGGCAAAGTCGTGATCGGGCGCGCGTCGCCCGGCAAGACGGTGAATGGACGTCTCACGGAGCTCAAGCTCGACACCGGCGCGACGATTCGCGGCGACACGTTCGTCTACGCCGTCGGTCCGTGGCTCGGCAAGACGTTTCCCGAGATCTTCGCCAAGAAGACGCGCGTGCCGATGGGGTACGTTTGCTACTTCGCGACGCCGATCGGTGATTATCGGTTCACGTACCCGAACATCCCGAGCTACAACTTCCCCGGCGTGACCGGATGGGCCGCGTTACCCGTCGACAATCGGGGCTTCCGCGTACGTGGCGGTGAGCGCGCGCCGGATCAAGTCGTCGCCGCCGACGGCCGGGGCGGCGGTCGCGGCACTCCCGCGAATGGCGCCAACGCCGCCGCCGGTTCCGGAATCAGCAATGCGAGCGTCGCCGCTGCCGCGCCCCAGGGCGCCGCATCCGGCGCGGGCGCGAGCGCGACCAACGCCGATGGCCGCGGCGGCGCCGGCGGGAGGGGTGGGCGAGGCGGTGGTGGCGGTCGGAATGGAAACGCCGCCGGCGGACAGAGAGGCGGCGGAGGATTCGGCAACCTGCAAGACGTGCCGCCGCAGCAGCAGGACCCCGACACGAGCGATCGCTGGGCGAATCAAAGCCAGATCGACGGCCCGCGCCGTTTCGTCGCACACCGTTTTCCGCTGCTCAAAGACGCGCCGATCGCGCAGACGCATTCATGCCACTACGAGTCCACGTCGAGCGGCAACTTCATCTTCGACCACCACCCAGGCTGGAACAACGTCTGGATCGCCGCGGGGGGCAACGCCGAAGGATTCAAGATGGGCCCCAAGGTCGGCGACTACATGTCGAAGCGCGTCCTCGGCTATCAGGATCCGCAGGACAAGCTGTTCACGATTCCTGAAAAAGATTTCGAGCCGCCGCCGACTCCGGCCGATAGCACGAAGAAGGCCGCTGCTGATTCCGCCGCGAAGCCCGTTCCGCCCGGAGGAAAACCGCCCGGTCTTCGGTAG
- a CDS encoding cytochrome c encodes MTNRALWAAAVAVGVSALTAFARRDAARAIAPTHTVWDSVYTAAQASHGDSLYRGACVKCHGASLSGGDEGSPLVGSAFLGNWRDLTLDQLFDKIRSSMPPDNPKSIATRDVADLVAYLLAQNQFPAGAKVLTDSLDQLKDIKITTTRP; translated from the coding sequence ATGACGAATCGGGCACTATGGGCCGCCGCGGTTGCCGTCGGCGTATCGGCGCTGACGGCATTCGCGCGCCGCGACGCGGCTCGGGCCATCGCGCCGACGCATACGGTGTGGGACAGCGTGTACACCGCGGCGCAAGCATCGCACGGCGACTCGCTCTACAGGGGCGCGTGCGTCAAGTGTCACGGCGCGAGCCTCAGCGGCGGCGACGAAGGCTCGCCGCTCGTCGGCTCGGCGTTCCTCGGCAACTGGCGCGATCTCACGCTCGACCAATTGTTCGACAAGATCCGTTCGTCGATGCCGCCCGACAACCCGAAGTCGATCGCAACCCGCGACGTCGCCGACCTCGTCGCATACCTCCTCGCGCAAAACCAGTTTCCCGCCGGCGCGAAGGTCCTCACCGACAGCCTCGATCAGCTCAAAGACATCAAGATCACGACGACAAGGCCGTAG